A single region of the Armatimonadota bacterium genome encodes:
- the rpsH gene encoding 30S ribosomal protein S8: MVTDTIADMLTRLRNASRARHEFVDVPASRLKLEIARILKQEGFIADVQQIDRRPQPVLRIVLRYGPQREPVLTGIRRVSRPGLRIYRRRTEIPRVRGGLGVAILSTSRGLMTDREARRQGVGGEVLAYVW; encoded by the coding sequence GTGGTCACCGACACCATCGCAGACATGCTGACCCGACTGCGCAACGCCAGCCGGGCCCGGCACGAGTTCGTGGACGTGCCGGCCAGCCGGCTGAAGCTGGAGATCGCCCGCATCCTCAAGCAGGAGGGGTTCATCGCCGACGTCCAGCAGATCGACCGCCGCCCGCAGCCGGTACTGCGGATCGTGCTGCGGTACGGCCCGCAGCGCGAGCCGGTGCTGACCGGCATCCGACGGGTGAGCCGGCCGGGGCTGCGCATCTACCGGCGCCGCACCGAGATCCCCCGGGTGCGCGGCGGGCTGGGGGTGGCCATCCTCTCCACCTCCCGCGGGCTGATGACCGACCGCGAGGCCCGGCGGCAGGGCGTCGGGGGCGAGGTCCTGGCCTACGTCTGGTAG
- the rplD gene encoding 50S ribosomal protein L4: protein MVRAALYDATGTRQGEVELPEAVFGITPNVPVVHEVLTWQLARRRLGTHSTRTRGEVRGGGRKPWRQKGTGRARHGSRRSPLWVGGGITFGPKPRDYAYPLPRRVRRLAVRSVLADRAREGRLTVVDGLPLAGGRTRELAGFLERLGLAGRKVLLVTERHDPIVVRAAANLPGVTVLTARTLNVHDLVTHPDVLLTREALGAVAALWGGEPDGR, encoded by the coding sequence ATGGTCAGGGCAGCGCTCTACGACGCCACCGGGACGCGGCAGGGCGAGGTGGAGCTCCCGGAGGCGGTCTTCGGCATCACCCCGAACGTGCCGGTGGTCCACGAGGTCCTCACCTGGCAGCTGGCCCGGCGGCGCCTGGGGACGCACAGCACCCGCACGCGCGGCGAGGTGCGTGGCGGCGGCCGCAAGCCCTGGCGGCAGAAGGGGACCGGGCGGGCGCGGCACGGCAGCCGCCGCTCGCCGCTGTGGGTGGGCGGCGGGATCACCTTCGGGCCGAAGCCGCGCGACTACGCCTACCCGCTGCCGCGGCGGGTGCGCCGGCTGGCGGTGCGGTCGGTCCTGGCCGACCGGGCGCGGGAGGGACGCCTGACCGTGGTGGACGGGCTCCCCCTGGCCGGGGGGCGGACGCGGGAGCTGGCCGGGTTCCTGGAGCGCCTGGGGCTGGCCGGCCGCAAGGTCCTGCTGGTGACCGAGCGCCACGACCCCATCGTGGTGCGGGCCGCGGCCAACCTCCCCGGGGTAACGGTGCTGACGGCGCGCACGCTCAACGTGCACGACCTAGTGACGCACCCGGACGTGCTCCTCACCCGGGAGGCGCTGGGCGCCGTGGCGGCGCTGTGGGGAGGGGAGCCCGATGGCCGCTGA
- the rplN gene encoding 50S ribosomal protein L14 — translation MIQQQSRLKVADNTGARELLVIRVLGGGRRRYATVGDVVVGSVKQAIPNSPVKKGDVVKAVVVRTTKEVRRPDGSYIRFDDNAAVLLTPDGQNPRGTRIFGPVARELRERQFTKIISLAPEVL, via the coding sequence ATGATCCAGCAGCAGAGCCGCCTGAAGGTGGCGGACAACACGGGAGCCCGCGAGCTCCTGGTCATCCGGGTGCTCGGCGGGGGGCGGCGGCGCTACGCCACGGTGGGCGACGTCGTCGTGGGGAGCGTCAAGCAGGCCATCCCCAACAGCCCCGTCAAGAAGGGGGACGTGGTGAAGGCGGTGGTGGTGCGCACGACCAAGGAGGTGCGCCGGCCGGACGGCTCCTACATCCGGTTCGACGACAACGCCGCCGTCCTGCTCACCCCCGACGGGCAGAACCCGCGCGGGACCCGGATCTTCGGTCCGGTGGCCCGGGAGCTGCGGGAGCGGCAGTTCACCAAGATCATCTCGCTGGCGCCGGAGGTGCTCTGA
- the rplX gene encoding 50S ribosomal protein L24: MATPVARRRVHVRRGDMVEVVGGRYRGKRGKVLKVFPDVGRIIVEGVNVVKRHAKPSPKHPQGGILEKEAPIPSSKVMLVCPRCGEAVRFGHTVTAEGVKVRVCRRCGEQIG, from the coding sequence ATGGCGACGCCGGTGGCCCGCCGCCGCGTGCACGTACGCCGGGGCGACATGGTCGAGGTGGTGGGCGGCAGGTACCGGGGCAAGCGCGGGAAGGTCCTCAAGGTCTTCCCGGACGTCGGGCGGATCATCGTCGAGGGCGTGAACGTGGTCAAGCGCCACGCCAAGCCCTCCCCGAAGCATCCGCAGGGCGGCATCCTGGAGAAGGAGGCGCCGATCCCCAGCAGCAAGGTCATGCTCGTCTGCCCGCGCTGCGGGGAGGCGGTGCGCTTCGGCCACACCGTGACCGCCGAGGGTGTGAAGGTGCGGGTCTGCCGCCGCTGCGGCGAGCAGATCGGGTGA
- the rpsS gene encoding 30S ribosomal protein S19 codes for MGRSKKKGPFVDAHLLEKVRELNRTRERRVIKTWSRRSTILPEFVGHTIAVYDGRKHVPIYITEQMVGHKLGEFAPTRTFRGHGAGGGAERTTTVKG; via the coding sequence ATGGGGCGGTCGAAGAAGAAGGGGCCGTTCGTGGACGCCCACCTCCTGGAGAAGGTGCGGGAGCTGAACCGCACCCGGGAGCGGCGGGTGATCAAGACCTGGTCCCGGCGCTCCACCATCCTGCCGGAGTTCGTGGGGCACACCATCGCCGTCTACGACGGGCGCAAGCACGTGCCCATCTACATCACCGAGCAGATGGTGGGGCACAAGCTGGGGGAGTTCGCCCCCACCCGCACTTTCCGCGGCCACGGGGCCGGCGGCGGAGCGGAGCGGACCACGACGGTGAAGGGGTAG
- the rplC gene encoding 50S ribosomal protein L3: protein MVNACAGAPGARTEAVTAILGRKLGMTELFDERGTRIPVTLVEAGPAVVVDVKTVERDGYEAVQLGFGAARERRLPRPLRGVFARAKVPPQRVLREVRGPAGEVRPGQVVTVEVFTPGQRVDVTGTSRGRGFAGAMKRHGFAGQRDSHGVSLMHRAVGSIGSSDVGRVWPGKRMPGRFGGERVTVRGLRVEKVDPERHLLYLRGAVPGVRGSLLVIRAAAEPGARAARGREQR, encoded by the coding sequence ATGGTGAACGCGTGTGCGGGAGCACCAGGGGCGAGGACGGAGGCTGTGACAGCGATCCTGGGACGGAAACTGGGCATGACCGAGCTCTTCGACGAGCGGGGTACGCGCATCCCCGTGACCCTGGTGGAGGCGGGTCCGGCCGTCGTCGTCGACGTGAAGACCGTCGAGCGCGACGGCTACGAGGCGGTCCAGCTGGGCTTCGGCGCCGCGCGGGAACGCCGCCTCCCCCGGCCGCTGCGCGGCGTCTTCGCCCGGGCGAAGGTGCCGCCGCAGCGCGTCCTCCGGGAGGTGCGGGGTCCGGCGGGGGAGGTTCGGCCGGGGCAGGTGGTGACCGTGGAGGTCTTCACGCCCGGTCAGCGCGTGGACGTCACCGGGACGAGCCGCGGCCGCGGCTTCGCCGGGGCGATGAAGCGCCACGGCTTCGCCGGGCAGCGCGACTCCCACGGCGTCTCGCTCATGCACCGCGCCGTGGGGTCGATCGGCTCCTCCGACGTCGGCCGCGTCTGGCCCGGCAAGCGCATGCCGGGACGGTTCGGCGGGGAGCGCGTGACCGTGCGGGGCCTGCGCGTGGAGAAGGTGGACCCCGAGCGGCACCTCCTCTACCTGCGCGGCGCCGTGCCCGGGGTACGGGGGAGCCTCCTGGTGATCCGGGCGGCCGCGGAGCCCGGAGCGCGGGCGGCCCGCGGCCGGGAGCAGCGGTGA
- a CDS encoding type Z 30S ribosomal protein S14, whose product MAKKALLNKWRRTPKFRVRAYSRCLRCGRPRAVFRRFGLCRICLRELAHRGEIPGLVKASW is encoded by the coding sequence ATGGCCAAGAAGGCACTGCTGAACAAGTGGCGGCGCACGCCGAAGTTCCGGGTGCGGGCCTACTCGCGCTGCCTGCGCTGCGGGCGGCCCCGGGCGGTCTTCCGCCGCTTCGGCCTGTGCCGCATCTGCCTGCGCGAGCTGGCCCACCGGGGCGAGATCCCCGGCCTGGTGAAGGCGAGCTGGTGA
- the rplP gene encoding 50S ribosomal protein L16: MLMPKRTKYRKAHRGTRRGVATAGSSIAFGEYALQALEPAWLTSAQIEAARRAITRFIKRGGKLWIRVFPDKPVTKKPAETRMGGGKGNPELWVAVVKPGRIIFELAGVEEAVAREAMTLAGHKLPIKTKFLTRPEVMA, encoded by the coding sequence ATGTTGATGCCGAAGCGGACCAAGTACCGCAAGGCCCACCGGGGCACGCGCCGCGGGGTGGCCACGGCGGGGTCGAGCATCGCCTTCGGGGAGTACGCCCTGCAGGCGCTCGAGCCGGCCTGGCTGACCAGCGCCCAGATCGAGGCGGCCCGGCGGGCCATCACCCGCTTCATCAAGCGGGGCGGGAAGCTGTGGATCCGGGTCTTCCCGGACAAGCCGGTGACGAAGAAGCCGGCGGAGACCCGCATGGGCGGCGGTAAGGGCAACCCGGAGCTGTGGGTGGCGGTGGTGAAGCCCGGCCGGATCATCTTCGAGCTGGCGGGGGTGGAGGAGGCGGTGGCCCGGGAGGCCATGACACTGGCGGGGCACAAGCTGCCCATCAAGACGAAGTTCCTCACCCGCCCCGAGGTGATGGCGTGA
- the rplW gene encoding 50S ribosomal protein L23, protein MAAEAREIIRRPILTEKSLRGTELGKYTFEVAPGADKIAIRQAVERLFNVRVVRVNVVNLPGRQKRRGQHVYRAPGRRKAVVTLAPGEKIDLESLT, encoded by the coding sequence ATGGCCGCTGAGGCGCGGGAGATCATCCGGCGGCCCATCCTGACGGAGAAGAGCCTGCGGGGCACCGAGCTCGGCAAGTACACCTTTGAGGTGGCCCCGGGGGCCGACAAGATCGCCATCCGGCAGGCGGTGGAGCGCCTCTTCAACGTGCGGGTCGTGCGAGTGAACGTGGTGAACCTGCCCGGGCGGCAGAAGCGCCGCGGGCAGCACGTCTACCGGGCGCCGGGGCGGCGGAAGGCGGTGGTCACGCTGGCGCCAGGGGAGAAGATCGACCTGGAGAGCCTGACCTGA
- the rplF gene encoding 50S ribosomal protein L6, which yields MSRIGKAPIPLPPGVQVTVTGQRVAVQGPRGALERVVHPDLQVEVQDGTLLVRRPTDQRHHRALHGLTRALLANMVRGVTEGYRVELEIHGVGYRAARQGDRLVLQVGFSHPVEIAPPPGITFEVPAPNRVVVSGIDRELVGQVAARVRAVRPPDAYKGKGIRYLGERVKLKPGKAGRAAGKA from the coding sequence ATGTCACGCATCGGCAAGGCTCCGATTCCCCTGCCGCCCGGCGTCCAGGTCACGGTGACCGGCCAGCGGGTGGCGGTGCAGGGGCCGCGGGGTGCGCTGGAGCGGGTGGTGCACCCGGACCTGCAGGTGGAGGTGCAGGACGGGACGCTGCTCGTGCGCCGCCCGACCGACCAGCGCCACCACCGCGCCCTCCACGGCCTCACCCGGGCCTTGCTGGCCAACATGGTGCGCGGGGTGACGGAGGGCTACCGCGTGGAGCTGGAGATCCACGGCGTCGGCTACCGCGCGGCGCGTCAGGGCGACCGGCTGGTCCTGCAGGTGGGGTTCTCCCACCCGGTGGAGATCGCGCCGCCGCCCGGGATCACCTTCGAGGTCCCCGCCCCCAACCGGGTGGTGGTGAGCGGCATCGACCGGGAGCTGGTGGGCCAGGTGGCCGCGCGGGTCCGCGCCGTCCGGCCCCCCGACGCCTACAAGGGCAAGGGGATCCGCTACCTGGGCGAGCGCGTCAAGCTGAAGCCGGGGAAGG
- the rpsJ gene encoding 30S ribosomal protein S10 — MKQRIRIKLKAFDHRVLDQSAEKIVETVRRTGARISGPVPLPTDRSVYTVIRGPHIDKESMEHFELRTHKRLIDILEPTQKTVDALMHLDLPAGVDIEIKL, encoded by the coding sequence ATGAAGCAGCGGATCCGCATCAAGCTCAAGGCCTTCGACCACCGCGTCCTCGACCAGTCGGCGGAGAAGATCGTGGAGACCGTCCGCCGCACCGGGGCGCGGATCAGCGGGCCGGTGCCGCTGCCCACCGACCGGAGCGTCTACACCGTCATCCGGGGGCCGCACATCGACAAGGAGTCGATGGAGCACTTCGAGCTGCGTACGCACAAGCGGCTCATCGACATCCTCGAACCCACCCAGAAGACGGTGGACGCCCTGATGCACCTGGACCTGCCGGCGGGGGTGGACATCGAGATCAAGCTCTAG
- the rpmC gene encoding 50S ribosomal protein L29, which translates to MARAAELRELTVEELQRRLADARKELFTLRLKVGPQRNTGRIRELRRDVARMLQVLAEKGVRA; encoded by the coding sequence ATGGCGCGCGCCGCGGAGCTGCGCGAGCTGACGGTGGAGGAGCTGCAGCGGCGCCTGGCGGATGCCCGCAAGGAGCTGTTCACGCTGCGCCTCAAGGTGGGGCCGCAGCGCAACACCGGCCGGATCCGCGAGCTGCGACGGGACGTGGCCCGCATGCTGCAGGTGCTGGCCGAGAAGGGAGTGCGGGCGTAG
- the tuf gene encoding elongation factor Tu (EF-Tu; promotes GTP-dependent binding of aminoacyl-tRNA to the A-site of ribosomes during protein biosynthesis; when the tRNA anticodon matches the mRNA codon, GTP hydrolysis results; the inactive EF-Tu-GDP leaves the ribosome and release of GDP is promoted by elongation factor Ts; many prokaryotes have two copies of the gene encoding EF-Tu), whose amino-acid sequence LPDGVEMVMPGDNVNLEVGLITPVALEEGLRFAIREGGRTVGAGVVTQVLE is encoded by the coding sequence GCTGCCGGACGGGGTGGAGATGGTGATGCCGGGGGACAACGTGAACCTGGAGGTGGGGCTGATCACGCCGGTGGCGCTGGAGGAGGGGCTGCGGTTCGCGATCCGGGAGGGGGGGCGGACGGTGGGGGCCGGGGTGGTCACCCAGGTGCTGGAGTGA
- the rplV gene encoding 50S ribosomal protein L22, which translates to MGVRATARYVRISPRKVQRVAALIRGLPVREAEARLQVLPQRAARVLAKVLRSAVANAEHNAELARDDLVVTRAYADTGPSLKRLMPRARGRADVIVRRSSHVTVEVDERRAPAR; encoded by the coding sequence ATGGGCGTTCGGGCCACGGCCAGGTACGTGCGCATCTCCCCGCGGAAGGTGCAGCGGGTGGCGGCGCTCATCCGGGGCCTGCCGGTGCGCGAGGCGGAGGCCCGGCTGCAGGTGCTGCCCCAGCGCGCCGCGCGGGTGCTGGCCAAAGTCCTGCGCTCGGCGGTGGCCAACGCCGAGCACAACGCCGAGCTGGCCCGCGACGACCTGGTGGTCACGCGGGCCTACGCCGACACCGGCCCCTCCCTGAAGCGGCTGATGCCGCGGGCGCGGGGGCGGGCGGACGTCATCGTCCGCCGCAGCAGCCATGTGACCGTGGAGGTCGACGAGCGGCGGGCGCCGGCCCGCTGA
- the rplE gene encoding 50S ribosomal protein L5 — protein MAARLKLRYRQEVVPRLRERFGYRNVMEVPRVEKVVVNMRVGEAVQDPRQIDKAVEELATITGQRPLVTRARKSIAAFKLRAGMPIGAKVTLRGDRMYEFLDKLFNVALPRIKDFKGVSERAFDGRGNLNLGVREQLIFPEIDYDKVDRIRGMDITIVTTARTDEEARELLRLLGLPLREAAPAGAA, from the coding sequence ATGGCGGCACGGTTGAAGCTCCGGTACCGGCAGGAGGTCGTCCCCCGGCTGCGCGAGCGCTTCGGCTACCGCAACGTCATGGAGGTGCCCCGCGTCGAGAAGGTCGTGGTGAACATGCGCGTCGGGGAGGCGGTGCAGGACCCGCGGCAGATCGACAAGGCGGTGGAGGAGCTGGCCACCATCACCGGGCAGCGCCCGCTGGTGACCCGCGCCCGGAAGTCCATCGCCGCCTTTAAGCTGCGGGCCGGGATGCCCATCGGGGCCAAGGTCACCCTGCGCGGGGACCGGATGTACGAGTTCCTGGACAAGCTCTTCAACGTGGCGCTGCCGCGGATCAAGGACTTCAAGGGCGTCTCGGAGCGGGCCTTCGACGGCCGCGGGAACCTCAACCTGGGGGTGCGCGAGCAGCTCATCTTCCCGGAGATCGACTACGACAAGGTCGACCGGATCCGGGGGATGGACATCACCATCGTCACGACGGCACGGACCGACGAGGAGGCGCGCGAGCTGCTGCGCCTGTTGGGCCTCCCGCTGCGGGAGGCGGCGCCGGCCGGGGCGGCGTAG
- the rplB gene encoding 50S ribosomal protein L2, protein MAVKKFKPTTPGRRFMTVSTFEEITKTEPERTLVEPLRQRAGRNTQGKVTVRHRGGGHKRLYRVIDFKRDKDGVPARVAAIEYDPNRSARIALLHYADGEKRYILAPVGLQVGDQVTSGPGAEIRPGNALPLREIPTGTVVHNIELEPGRGGQLVRAAGGGAQVMAKEGGYAHLRLPSGEVRLVSLECKATVGQVGNVEHEAIKLGKAGRKRWLGWRPAVRGVAMDPASHPHGGGEGRSPIGMPGPVSPWGKPTLGAKTRRRKPSDKFIVKRRTKQGG, encoded by the coding sequence ATGGCCGTCAAGAAGTTCAAGCCGACGACGCCGGGGCGGCGGTTCATGACCGTCTCGACGTTCGAGGAGATCACGAAGACCGAGCCCGAGCGGACGCTGGTGGAGCCGCTGCGGCAGCGGGCCGGGCGCAACACCCAGGGCAAGGTGACGGTGCGCCACCGCGGCGGGGGCCACAAGCGACTGTACCGCGTGATCGACTTCAAGCGGGACAAGGACGGCGTCCCCGCCCGCGTCGCCGCCATCGAGTACGACCCGAACCGCTCCGCGCGGATCGCCCTGCTCCACTACGCCGACGGGGAGAAGCGGTACATCCTCGCCCCGGTGGGGCTGCAGGTGGGGGACCAGGTCACGTCGGGGCCGGGGGCGGAGATCCGCCCCGGGAACGCCCTGCCGCTGCGGGAGATCCCCACGGGGACGGTGGTGCACAACATCGAGCTGGAGCCGGGCCGCGGCGGTCAGCTCGTGCGGGCTGCGGGGGGCGGGGCCCAGGTGATGGCCAAGGAGGGGGGCTACGCCCACCTGCGCCTCCCCTCGGGGGAGGTGCGGCTGGTCTCCCTGGAGTGCAAGGCCACGGTGGGCCAGGTGGGCAACGTCGAGCACGAGGCGATCAAGCTCGGCAAGGCCGGGCGCAAGCGCTGGCTGGGCTGGCGACCGGCGGTGCGTGGCGTGGCCATGGACCCGGCCAGCCACCCCCACGGGGGCGGCGAAGGGCGCTCCCCCATCGGGATGCCCGGGCCGGTCAGCCCCTGGGGGAAGCCGACGCTGGGGGCGAAGACCCGCCGGCGCAAGCCCAGCGACAAGTTCATCGTGAAGCGTCGGACGAAGCAAGGCGGCTAG